The following proteins are co-located in the Primulina huaijiensis isolate GDHJ02 unplaced genomic scaffold, ASM1229523v2 scaffold30059, whole genome shotgun sequence genome:
- the LOC140967922 gene encoding transcription factor bHLH123-like isoform X2: MSDEFHLGRGNWWDSTRNRVDDTGTAPASVSARLNAIANYEWPTDMVDMKSRSAIEPGAESGGSMVVQTQTSAASGGGVLTTPNLQMMGLGLSSQGMDWNPAMFRGEKSESSFRCMLQEDSNTSNFLQESGTAASSHEPWRHKLYTGVSSEDSSANDFKQINRGFTLDHQSQYSSQANSNDSTITSQNLNTSCYQVDSAAAYGLLMSENQPQNYENRSMNYPYSPSGYGHNPSELMPPWNKFPQFLRTSPPKHPQPLPPSAGSSHLHFTNNTPFWNASATMNDARSGFFPSLQTQIPIAPSFDEKPKNTLEVLDSGTTTKKNNTESSSNKRARNEIPSSLPACNKVRKEKMGDRITALQQLVSPFGKTDTASVLSEAIEYIKFLHEQVLSIPYMKNGAPVQRQQISDKSKDIPEGPRQDLGSRGLCLVPISSTFPVTQETTVDIWTHTFGGTFR; encoded by the exons ATGTCAGATGAATTTCATCTGGGAAGGGGAAACTGGTGGGATTCAACGAGAAACAGAGTTGACGATACTGGAACAGCACCGGCTTCGGTTTCTGCGAGGTTAAATGCGATAGCAAACTACGAATGGCCGACAGATATGGTGGACATGAAATCTAGGTCTGCCATTGAACCCGGAGCTGAATCCGGTGGCTCTATGGTGGTACAAACTCAAACCTCCGCTGCCTCTGGAGGCGGTGTTTTAACTACTCCCAACTTGCAGATGATGGGATTAGGCCTTTCTTCTCAAGGCATGGACTGGAACCCGGCTATGTT TCGAGGAGAAAAATCTGAGAGCAGTTTTCGTTGTATGCTGCAAGAAGATTCAAATACCAGTAATTTCCTGCAAGAATCAGGGACTGCTGCATCTTCGCATGAGCCTTGGCGGCACAAACTTTATACCGGTGTGTCATCTGAAGATTCATCCGCTAACGATTTTAAGCAAATAAATAGGGGTTTTACCTTAGATCATCAGTCACAGTATAGTTCTCAGGCCAACTCCAATGACAGTACGATAACATCCCAGAATCTAAATACCAGCTGTTATCAGGTGGATTCTGCTGCAGCCTACGGTTTATTAATGTCTGAAAACCAGCCGCAGAACTACGAGAATCGATCCATGAACTATCCTTATTCGCCGAGTGGTTATGGCCACAACCCAAGTGAGTTGATGCCCCCCTGGAATAAATTTCCTCAATTCCTGAGAACATCGCCACCAAAACATCCGCAGCCGCTGCCGCCCAGTGCTGGCAGCAGTCACTTGCATTTCACCAACAACACTCCTTTCTGGAATGCTTCCGCCACCATGAATGATGCTCGATCTGGGTTTTTTCCGTCTTTACAAACGCAGATTCCCATAGCTCCATCCTTTGATGAAAAGCCGAag AATACATTGGAAGTTCTGGATTCGGGTACAACAACGAAGAAAAACAACACGGAATCGTCATCAAATAAAAGAGCTAGGAATGAAATCCCTTCATCGTTGCCGGCTTGTAATAAG GTGAGGAAAGAGAAAATGGGAGACAGAATAACTGCACTACAACAATTAGTCTCACCTTTTGGAAAG ACCGATACAGCTTCGGTGTTATCTGAAGCCATTGAATACATAAAATTTCTCCATGAACAA GTCTTAAGTATTCCATATATGAAAAATGGAGCTCCAGTTCAGCGCCAACAG ATTTCTGATAAATCAAAGGATATTCCAGAAGGGCCGCGACAAGATCTTGGAAGTCGAGGGTTATGTTTAGTACCGATTTCCAGCACCTTCCCTGTTACTCAAGAGACAACGGTTGATATTTGGACTCATACTTTCGGAGGAACTTTCAGATAA
- the LOC140967922 gene encoding transcription factor bHLH123-like isoform X1: MSDEFHLGRGNWWDSTRNRVDDTGTAPASVSARLNAIANYEWPTDMVDMKSRSAIEPGAESGGSMVVQTQTSAASGGGVLTTPNLQMMGLGLSSQGMDWNPAMFRGEKSESSFRCMLQEDSNTSNFLQESGTAASSHEPWRHKLYTGVSSEDSSANDFKQINRGFTLDHQSQYSSQANSNDSTITSQNLNTSCYQVDSAAAYGLLMSENQPQNYENRSMNYPYSPSGYGHNPSELMPPWNKFPQFLRTSPPKHPQPLPPSAGSSHLHFTNNTPFWNASATMNDARSGFFPSLQTQIPIAPSFDEKPKNTLEVLDSGTTTKKNNTESSSNKRARNEIPSSLPACNKVRKEKMGDRITALQQLVSPFGKTDTASVLSEAIEYIKFLHEQVSVLSIPYMKNGAPVQRQQISDKSKDIPEGPRQDLGSRGLCLVPISSTFPVTQETTVDIWTHTFGGTFR; this comes from the exons ATGTCAGATGAATTTCATCTGGGAAGGGGAAACTGGTGGGATTCAACGAGAAACAGAGTTGACGATACTGGAACAGCACCGGCTTCGGTTTCTGCGAGGTTAAATGCGATAGCAAACTACGAATGGCCGACAGATATGGTGGACATGAAATCTAGGTCTGCCATTGAACCCGGAGCTGAATCCGGTGGCTCTATGGTGGTACAAACTCAAACCTCCGCTGCCTCTGGAGGCGGTGTTTTAACTACTCCCAACTTGCAGATGATGGGATTAGGCCTTTCTTCTCAAGGCATGGACTGGAACCCGGCTATGTT TCGAGGAGAAAAATCTGAGAGCAGTTTTCGTTGTATGCTGCAAGAAGATTCAAATACCAGTAATTTCCTGCAAGAATCAGGGACTGCTGCATCTTCGCATGAGCCTTGGCGGCACAAACTTTATACCGGTGTGTCATCTGAAGATTCATCCGCTAACGATTTTAAGCAAATAAATAGGGGTTTTACCTTAGATCATCAGTCACAGTATAGTTCTCAGGCCAACTCCAATGACAGTACGATAACATCCCAGAATCTAAATACCAGCTGTTATCAGGTGGATTCTGCTGCAGCCTACGGTTTATTAATGTCTGAAAACCAGCCGCAGAACTACGAGAATCGATCCATGAACTATCCTTATTCGCCGAGTGGTTATGGCCACAACCCAAGTGAGTTGATGCCCCCCTGGAATAAATTTCCTCAATTCCTGAGAACATCGCCACCAAAACATCCGCAGCCGCTGCCGCCCAGTGCTGGCAGCAGTCACTTGCATTTCACCAACAACACTCCTTTCTGGAATGCTTCCGCCACCATGAATGATGCTCGATCTGGGTTTTTTCCGTCTTTACAAACGCAGATTCCCATAGCTCCATCCTTTGATGAAAAGCCGAag AATACATTGGAAGTTCTGGATTCGGGTACAACAACGAAGAAAAACAACACGGAATCGTCATCAAATAAAAGAGCTAGGAATGAAATCCCTTCATCGTTGCCGGCTTGTAATAAG GTGAGGAAAGAGAAAATGGGAGACAGAATAACTGCACTACAACAATTAGTCTCACCTTTTGGAAAG ACCGATACAGCTTCGGTGTTATCTGAAGCCATTGAATACATAAAATTTCTCCATGAACAAGTTAGT GTCTTAAGTATTCCATATATGAAAAATGGAGCTCCAGTTCAGCGCCAACAG ATTTCTGATAAATCAAAGGATATTCCAGAAGGGCCGCGACAAGATCTTGGAAGTCGAGGGTTATGTTTAGTACCGATTTCCAGCACCTTCCCTGTTACTCAAGAGACAACGGTTGATATTTGGACTCATACTTTCGGAGGAACTTTCAGATAA
- the LOC140967924 gene encoding probable NAD(P)H dehydrogenase (quinone) FQR1-like 1 — MATKIYIVYYSMYGHVEKLAEEIKKGAASVEGVDAKLWQVPETLPDDVLAKMGAPPKSDVHIITPNELAEADGFIFGFPTRFGMMAAQFKAFLDATGGLWRTQQLAGKPAGIFYSTGSQGGGQETTALTAITQLVHHGMIFVPIGYTFGAGMFEMEQIKGGSPYGAGTFAGDGSRQPSELEIQQAFHQGKLIATVAKKLKKTTA; from the exons GTACTATTCTATGTATGGTCACGTGGAGAAACTGGCTGAAGAGATAAAGAAGGGAGCTGCATCTGTTGAAGGAGTTGATGCCAAACTATGGCAG GTCCCTGAGACACTACCAGATGATGTTCTTGCAAAAATGGGTGCACCTCCAAAGAGTGATGTACATATTATCACGCCTAATGAACTTGCAGAGGCTGATGGCTTCATTTTTGGCTTCCCTACGAGGTTTGGAATGATGGCTGCCCAATTCAAAGCGTTTCTTGATGCTACTGGAGGTCTTTGGAGAACACAGCAACTCGCTGGAAAGCCAGCTGGGATTTTCTACAGCACTGGATCTCAAGGCGGTGGCCAAGAAACTACGGC GTTAACTGCTATTACTCAGCTTGTTCACCATGGAATGATCTTTGTCCCCATTGGATACACGTTCGGAGCTGGAATGTTTGAAATGGAGCAAATAAAAGGAGGAAGTCCTTACGGTGCTGGAACTTTTGCTGGCGATGGTTCGAGGCAGCCATCCGAGCTTGAAATACAGCAGGCTTTTCACCAAGGCAAGTTAATTGCCACCGTTGCcaagaaactgaagaaaacCACTGCCTAA